CAAACGTATCACAGCCTGAGACTGTGGAGATGGTACCCATTAACGATGTTGATGAGCTTGAAGCTGTTCTCTCTGAGGCACGCAACCTCTCTCAGCCTATCATCATCGAATGGTAAACAACACACCAAAAATATATCTCTCTATAATCTTGGTTAGAGATGGAATCCattatatagtaaaaaaattGGAACAATAGGTTATTTTCTTGTTACTTGTTAGATTACATTTTTGCTCGCTAGATCATTTTCCACCTTCAtttcactgttttttttttaacttatcaATTTTCACAACTCAGTCACTAACCAGTCAAAGCCTCTATATATGTGAACAGGATGGCTTCTTGGTGTAGGAAATGTATTTACTTGAAGCCTAAGTTGGAGAAATTAGCAGCGGAATATAATAACCGGTAAGCTAATAACAAATTTACAATAATGTTACTGCAACAGTCTGAATCTTATGTTGAACTGAAAtgaatattacaacaacaacaaaaaaacagaacaaagtTTTACTACGTGGATGTGAACAAGGTGCCTCAAACCTTGGTCAAGCGTGGCAACATTTCTGTAAGAAAATTCTTAAAACAATCAAACATGATTAATCATTCTTTTTGTGAAATCTAAATCATTTTTCCATATTCATGTATAATGCAGAAAATGCCCACCATTCAGGTATGTTTTCTTGATAACAAATTGTTTTAACAGCAAGAAACGTTATGAATGGTAAATGAAAGtattaatgataatatttatGTAACTAAGAGAGAATTGAGTGGGGGTTATATGCAGTTGTGGAAGGAAGGGGAGATGCAAGAGGAAGTGATAGGAGGTCACAAAGGATGGCTTGTTATTGAAGAAGTCAGAGAACTGATCAACAAATATGTttgattctctttttttctcttcctcATCTTTTCTGTTAATTTGTACagtaacttttaaattttgcCTTTTTGATATCTGAGACATAGAGAATGGGGAGACAGAAAAGTAAAATTGATAAGctttgtttttacttttcaaacaATTTGTTGACAAATAGATGACATACATGAAAGTATACCTAGGTGAAGTACAAAA
This genomic stretch from Brassica napus cultivar Da-Ae chromosome C9, Da-Ae, whole genome shotgun sequence harbors:
- the LOC106375478 gene encoding thioredoxin-like 3-1, chloroplastic isoform X2 encodes the protein MAALASNPQMLTRQGHSSYKKEQFWKKESLSLEKKCGFCCVKVYNYEKLGRSQVEKEWRLEAFWSNVSQPETVEMVPINDVDELEAVLSEARNLSQPIIIEWMASWCRKCIYLKPKLEKLAAEYNNRTKFYYVDVNKVPQTLVKRGNISKMPTIQVCFLDNKLF
- the LOC106375478 gene encoding thioredoxin-like 3-1, chloroplastic isoform X1; translation: MAALASNPQMLTRQGHSSYKKEQFWKKESLSLEKKCGFCCVKVYNYEKLGRSQVEKEWRLEAFWSNVSQPETVEMVPINDVDELEAVLSEARNLSQPIIIEWMASWCRKCIYLKPKLEKLAAEYNNRTKFYYVDVNKVPQTLVKRGNISKMPTIQLWKEGEMQEEVIGGHKGWLVIEEVRELINKYV